The following is a genomic window from Effusibacillus pohliae DSM 22757.
AGCTGTAGCGGGGACGGAGTGAAGACAGTACGACGGAGACCCGTTTGCCTTCCAGCATCGCTTCCCACATGTCGCCCAACGTGCTGGCAATCGTTCCCCGCTGATCGCCCGGCACCAACGTGACGCCGATCACATCCTGCACCACCACCGCGCCGCTTTCAATGATTTTCCGGTACAACTCTTCAGCCGGATAGGTCTCTCCCTGTTTGATCGGCAGCCCTTTTTCCCGCCATGCTTCCAGACAGCCTGTCCAATTCTCATCGTAGCCTTCGATTTCATGGTCCGGGAAGCAGAATGTCCAGTTGCCGCCTTCCTCGACCGCCCGCAGGAATTCCTTGTTGACGCGAACCACCTTGGTGCTGTTCGGATATTCTTCCGCGAGAAAATCGAGCAAATCCGCATGCCACACGTCAAGCACAAGCTGCAACTCGGACTTGCGGCATTTGTCGGAGACCGGGACGATCGTGCCCTGCGGCGGCACCTGCGACAGGTTCATTCCCACGCCGCCGGAACGCGCCTGAATCTCCAGCGTCTGGCCAAAAGAGTTCGCATAGTCGCGAGGCATTGGACCGACATTCGGAATGACGAAACAGTTGTAACTGGTCGTTTGAATGCCGGTGCCCATCGATGCGTTGATCCGTCCGCCCGGCACGTATTTCCAGCCGCTTTGCAGCTGATAAAATTTTTCCTCCCACTTCGCCGGATCTTTCGTGACCGCCGCCGCTCCCTTGGCGATGCGGCGCCACATTTGGCGGGGGGCCGTTTCCTTCAGCACGTCGATGTGATCGTAGGGGAGTTCCAATTGAAAACCGTCGCGCAGCTCAACCGTCGCCAGCCGCTGTTCCGGATCGAGCGCCACCACCTTGGCGAGTTCATGCAACGCCCGTTTTTTGTCGATCACGGCAACCACCAGGCTGCCGACTTGCAGCGTTTCCTTTTTGACGTCTTTCAACAGATAGCGGTCGGCGACGATCCGCTCGCCGGTCGGCGAAAGGTAATCTTCTGCCGTAAACGGCAACATGCTCATCGTTTCTTCCGTCTTCATTTGTCTCCTCCTAACGTTTTGGAGTCGAGCAGCCGCAAAATCTCCTGGGCAAATGACTCGACATCCCGGAATTGCCGGTACACGCTGGCAAACCGGACATACGCCACCGGATCCAGTTTACGCAGTTTTTCCATCACTTTTTCACCGATCGATGCAGCAGGGACTTCCTTGTCATACTCCGTTCGAATCTCGCGTTCGATCGAGTCGGCGACTTGCTCGATCGATTCGATGGCGATCGGCCGTTTTTCGCACGCTTTCAAAATCCCGCGCAACAACTTGTCCCGCGAAAATTCCTCGCGGCGGCCGTCTTTTTTGACGACCAGCAAGGGGGCCATCTCGATTTTTTCGTACGTGGTGAATCGCTTCGAACAAGCCGGACACTCCCGTCGCCTGCGAATCGTCGTATGATCCTCGTTCGCCCGCGATTCGAGCACCCGCGAATCGGTGTGTTGACAGTATGGACAACGCATCTACATCCCCCCTTGGGTCTGAGTCAGTCGGTTGTTCGTGCCGTGATTATGTAACCTGACACTATATATAGCGTTATCTAGGGGGTGCATGAAAATTATATACACTAGATATAGGAGGGTCAAGGGACTTCATTCCTATGAAAATCGCTCCAATTGGATGGAAAATGATAGCGAAATAGAGCTGAACCACAAAAAAAGACCCGTAACGGCGCGGTTGGCAAACTCTATCGCTTGACGCCGTTAAAACGGGAGTTTTCAGCGCGGGGCGTGGTATTTCTAGACAAATCTCACATGGTAGCCGACATGGGAGACCATGTGTTATGTTTGTTCATTTTGCGATTTACATCTGCATCATCGCCAACAATTCCGCCAGGTCCTCGACGATCAAATCCGGCTGACAGTCTGCCGCTGCCGCGTCCTGCCGGCTGGAATACCCGGTCAGGACGAGCACGCTTCTGATCCCCGCGTTGTGTCCGGCCAGGATGTCCGTTTCCAGATTGTCGCCGATCACCACGGTCCTGCCGGGAGACGTTCCGATCCTTTGCATGCCGTATTGAATCATGCGGGCTTCCGGTTTGCCGATCCAGACCGGTTCCACACCGCTCGCAGCGGCAACTGCACGAGCGAGCGAGCCCGCGCCGGGCAAGAGCCCTTTTTCGGTCGGGAGACGCTTGTCGGCATTCGTTGCAAGAAAAATCGCTCCGCGCTGAATCGCAAGACTGGCGGTCAGCAGCTTCTGATAGGTAAACTGGCGGTCAATTCCGACCACCACATAATCCGGCCGCTCTTCCTCAAACTGCACCCCCATCTCCGTGAGGGCCGCCAGCAATCCCTCCTCGCCGATCGCGTAGACCGACGGTGCCTCAGTCCGGCAGTGATCCTGTATGTATCTGACCGTTGCCTGGCTCGATGTGAACACACGGTCCGCCTCCGCCGGAATCCCCATGTCGAGCAACGTGGCGGCCACTTGTTCAGGCAACCGCGAGGAATTGTTGGTCACAAACAGATAGTTTTTTCCGGTCCGCTTCAACCACTCCACAAACTCTTTCGCATGCGGGATGACTTCGGTCCCCCGATACAGCGTTCCGTCCAGATCGAGCAGGAAGCCGTCGCATTCCCGCAGCCAGTGATTCGATTCTGCCATTTCCCGACTCCTTTTGCTGGATTATAATAAGGTTACATCATCCTGGGTACCTGCATGCGCATGACGTGTTCGACACCATCGTATCCATGTTCGTCGTACCGCGGAGCAGATCACCCTGATGGGAGGGGGATGTCCCATGCGCGTAACCCGATACGCCCACCGCTTGCCGGTTTCCACGCCGACCTTGTATCCGGCCACCACCACGAACGTCTATGTGGTGCAAGATCAGGGACAGGCGTTGCTGATTGACGCCGGATACGAAAATCCGCAAGCGGCAAAATCCATCATTCAATATATCGAAACGCTTGGCGTCCGGCAAGTGATCGCCATCGCCCTGACCCACCATCACCCGGACCACTGCCCGGGCGCCAAGGCACTGGCCGAATGTTTCCAATGTCCGATCCTCTGCCACCCGTTGGAAGTGCAACCGATTGAGGAGAAAATCGCACCATGGAAAATCGGTTCCACCCTTCAGGAAGGTGACACAATGCCGGTCGGCCGGATCGCCGTCAGGGTTCTGCACACACCCGGCCATACGCGAGGCCACCTGAATTTCTGGCTGGAAGACGAAAAATTGCTGTTGAGCGGCGACAACATCGTCGGCGAGGGCACGACCTGGATCGGCCCGCCTGACGGCAATCTGACCGACTACCTGTCGACCCTGCGGCGGCTGCGCGATTTGCAACCGACGATGATCGCACCCGGTCACGGGGATATGATCGACAACCCGGGCGAGAAAATCGAATTTTTCATCGCACGGCGGCTGCAGCGGGAACAACAGATTCTCAGGTTGCTGCAGCAAAATCCCTCGACTGTTGCGGAGCTCGTGGAAGCGATCTATCGGCAACAGGTGCACCCGAGCGTAATGTGGGTGGCGGAACGCACGGTCCTCGGCCATCTGGAGAAGCTGTTGGAGGAAAAAAAGATCCGGCAGGAAGGTGACAGATACCGGATTGTTTGATACTCTCCTCTCAGGCAGTTGCAGTACTGATTCCTGTTAAAAATCTCCTATCTCGATTCGTGCGGCCGCGGGTTGCCAACGCCCGCGCCGTAACGGAACGCCTCCGCCGTGTTTGAAAAACAGGCCAGATCGGCCAACGCGTCCATCGTTGGCGGCACCATGTGGATGGCGCCTGATTTTGCTTGTTCCAGCGCCGCAGCCGGCTCCATCCATTCTGCATGAGCGACTTCTTGCCGGCAGGGAGCCAATTTTACATGCGGCGGGACTACAGTGAGAAAATAGCGGGTGTCAAATCGTCTGGTCGAGACAGTGCGTGGTGTGATCCGATGCCCGTAGTAACGAATCAGGTCGGTTCGCAAACGAGGCTTCGCGGATAACACCCAGTCGTGAAACGTGACGGCACCCGATTCGATCTGTTGGCGAAGCTGTGCGGCAAAATCGGCTTGCTCCCATGCCGGACGGCCATTCACATCGGCCAGCAGGTAGCCGACTTCCTCGTAACACTCGCGAAT
Proteins encoded in this region:
- the nrdR gene encoding transcriptional regulator NrdR → MRCPYCQHTDSRVLESRANEDHTTIRRRRECPACSKRFTTYEKIEMAPLLVVKKDGRREEFSRDKLLRGILKACEKRPIAIESIEQVADSIEREIRTEYDKEVPAASIGEKVMEKLRKLDPVAYVRFASVYRQFRDVESFAQEILRLLDSKTLGGDK
- a CDS encoding TIGR01457 family HAD-type hydrolase encodes the protein MAESNHWLRECDGFLLDLDGTLYRGTEVIPHAKEFVEWLKRTGKNYLFVTNNSSRLPEQVAATLLDMGIPAEADRVFTSSQATVRYIQDHCRTEAPSVYAIGEEGLLAALTEMGVQFEEERPDYVVVGIDRQFTYQKLLTASLAIQRGAIFLATNADKRLPTEKGLLPGAGSLARAVAAASGVEPVWIGKPEARMIQYGMQRIGTSPGRTVVIGDNLETDILAGHNAGIRSVLVLTGYSSRQDAAAADCQPDLIVEDLAELLAMMQM
- a CDS encoding MBL fold metallo-hydrolase produces the protein MRVTRYAHRLPVSTPTLYPATTTNVYVVQDQGQALLIDAGYENPQAAKSIIQYIETLGVRQVIAIALTHHHPDHCPGAKALAECFQCPILCHPLEVQPIEEKIAPWKIGSTLQEGDTMPVGRIAVRVLHTPGHTRGHLNFWLEDEKLLLSGDNIVGEGTTWIGPPDGNLTDYLSTLRRLRDLQPTMIAPGHGDMIDNPGEKIEFFIARRLQREQQILRLLQQNPSTVAELVEAIYRQQVHPSVMWVAERTVLGHLEKLLEEKKIRQEGDRYRIV
- a CDS encoding NUDIX hydrolase, yielding MTDLIRQAATMILIRDGEKGLQVYMTRRPDTMLFLPGYYVFPGGGMQSEDRDERIFSCCQKRDLAVDLSYAITAIRECYEEVGYLLADVNGRPAWEQADFAAQLRQQIESGAVTFHDWVLSAKPRLRTDLIRYYGHRITPRTVSTRRFDTRYFLTVVPPHVKLAPCRQEVAHAEWMEPAAALEQAKSGAIHMVPPTMDALADLACFSNTAEAFRYGAGVGNPRPHESR